GCGCCTGCATCAGCGCCACGACTGCCGTGGAATCCACGCCGCCGGACAAAAAGGCGCCCAACGGCACGTCCGCGACCATCTGCCCGGCCACGGAATCCCTCAGCAGCCGTTCAAGTTCCTGCAGGGCATCCTCCTCGCCGCCACTGAACAGCTCCCGCTGTCCGCGTTCACAGATTTCCCGCGCCTGCCAGTAAGGTTGCACCGGCGGCAGCTGTCCGCGACGCAAATCATCCACGGTTATCGTCAGCGCGCACCCCGGTGAAAGTTTATAAATGCCCTCATAGATGGTGTAAGGACCGGGGACGTAGTTATGGCGCAGAAACAGCGCCAGAACGTCACGATTGACAGGCGCGTTAAAGGCGGGGTGGCCACGCAGCGCCTTCAACTCGGAGGCAAAGAGAAAAACGCCGTTGATCAATCCGTAATACAGCGGCTTCTCGCCCAGTCGATCGCGCGACAGAGTGATCGTGCGCGTTTTTCTGTCCCACAGCGCGATCGCGAACATGCCGCGCATCTGTTTGAGCGCATCGTGGATTCCCCAGGCCTCGCAAGCGGCCAGTATCACTTCCGTATCCGAGTGCCCACGCCAGGCTGCGCCGCGCCCCCCCTCCTCCAGCTTGCTGCGCAACTCCCGGTAGTTATAGACTTCGCCGTTGAACACGATCACATAACGCCCGCTCGCGGAATGCATGGGCTGATGTCCTGCCGGCGACAGATCGATGATGGACAACCGCCGATGCGCCAGCGCGATGCCACTCTCGGCGTCCAACCACGTGCCATGGTCATCCGGACCCCGGTGAGCGATCGCCCCCGCCATACGTTCGGCCACGGCAGCAGCATGACCATCCAAACCGTTGGGGTTGCAGAAGCCAGCGATACCGCACATCAGGTGTTCACCCCAAGCCTGATGCCCAAGCGCGAATTGCAGTATTTTTCAAGGCGGGCTTGATTTGGTGCCTACCGCGAATAATGAAAGCCCGATGGTTGGCCTCATCACGCCTTCCAGTTTCCGAAACACCGGGACCAGTGAATTAAAGAGACTGATCTCTTTCGAGGGCACGGTCTTCCCCAACAGGCTCCCCGTTACCCACCATCCGAACGCTCCAACGAGGTTGAAGCCCCATATTTTAAGATCGTCATAACCGGCCGATTGCATCACGTTCAACAATCGCGCACGGTTGTAGCGTCTGAAATGACCGACAGCCTTGTCCATCCTGTTGTAGATGCCGGGGATGGCGGGAACCTTGACGATGATCGTCCCTCCTTCACGAAGCCTGGAGCGCAGCCGGCGCAAAATCCCAAGGTCATCCTCCAAGTGCTCAAGCACGTCCAGCATGACTATGGAATCAAATTGCCGGTCGCTATCAATTGCCGCGGCATCTCCAAGTTCGACGCTGACATTTTTAAAACGTGAGGTGCGGCTGGCTGCTTGCGCGACGAACGCGGGATCTGCATCGACCGCATGAATGTAATCGACCGCCTGCGCCATCAGCTCGGTGAAGTTGCCGCTGCCGCAACCCACCTCAAGCACTGTCCTGCCGAGATGAGGAAGCAGTTGCGACATGATCCAGTCATTGTAGGCATGCGTCCCACCGAGATGCCTGAGCCACAGCGCCTGGCTGCTCTCAGTCACGTCCGCTGCCCCGCGATTCCAGAATAACCACCGGCGGATGGCAACATTGCCTCACATTTTTCCAGCGCAGCAACGACGGCGATGCCCAAATCCAGAGAAACGTGCTGTGTATCGCCACTGCGAATTGCCGAGCGGAATTCAATGAGGGCGTTTTTCAGCGGCGGTTCGTTTTCAACGGTAATGATCGCGCCCGTGCCAGGGGGCGGTGAGAAAACCGACGTGGCTTCATATCGTTTCAATTTGTGGACGGACTGATCATCGTAAATGAACAGTGAGTCTTCAAGATAAACGGCAAAAAATCTGGTCTTCGGCTGCATGATATTCCCAACGCGCATGTGGATCGGAACCGACATATCAGATTCCAAATGCAGCTCAATGAGTTCACCAGCGGCGCCATCGACATTCCGGTGTTCCAAATACCTGGCCAATCGGCAATTGAGATCAAATCCGAGCAGGTCCATGCAAAGCGCAATGTCATGGCTGCCCCAGTCCCATAATACGGGTACATCCGATCTGAACGGCCCCATATTGCCGGAGATGCAATGCAGGGCGCGTATGGTGTCCGGATTACCGATCTGGTTCTTGAGTTCGCGATAGGCAGGACTGAACAAATGCGTGTGATCCACCATGATGAGGGTGTTATTCGCGCGGGCCGCATTTTGCACGTCCTGCGCCTCCCGCAACTTCATGGTGAGCGGTTTCTCCACAAAAACGGGAATGTGGCGCCGAAGCGCCTCTATTGCCATCTCTGCGTGCACGGCGGGCGGAGTGGCGATGATGACGCCGTCGATGGCTTCCGGGTCCAGCGATTCGCGCCAATCCGTAAAATGACGACAGTCGGCGCCTGCAATATCCGGCGGCCGCGGGCCGCGGCTGGCAGTCCTCGCCAAATCTACATCGGGCGTCTCATTCAGCGTG
This genomic stretch from Gammaproteobacteria bacterium harbors:
- a CDS encoding class I SAM-dependent methyltransferase — protein: MSQLLPHLGRTVLEVGCGSGNFTELMAQAVDYIHAVDADPAFVAQAASRTSRFKNVSVELGDAAAIDSDRQFDSIVMLDVLEHLEDDLGILRRLRSRLREGGTIIVKVPAIPGIYNRMDKAVGHFRRYNRARLLNVMQSAGYDDLKIWGFNLVGAFGWWVTGSLLGKTVPSKEISLFNSLVPVFRKLEGVMRPTIGLSLFAVGTKSSPP
- a CDS encoding Gfo/Idh/MocA family oxidoreductase → MTRLRLGLIGLGRWGRTLVRTLNETPDVDLARTASRGPRPPDIAGADCRHFTDWRESLDPEAIDGVIIATPPAVHAEMAIEALRRHIPVFVEKPLTMKLREAQDVQNAARANNTLIMVDHTHLFSPAYRELKNQIGNPDTIRALHCISGNMGPFRSDVPVLWDWGSHDIALCMDLLGFDLNCRLARYLEHRNVDGAAGELIELHLESDMSVPIHMRVGNIMQPKTRFFAVYLEDSLFIYDDQSVHKLKRYEATSVFSPPPGTGAIITVENEPPLKNALIEFRSAIRSGDTQHVSLDLGIAVVAALEKCEAMLPSAGGYSGIAGQRT